The nucleotide sequence CTGCGGCTTGCTGGCCATGGAAGTGTGGGAACTGGGCAGCAATGTGGCGGCGTATGCGCTGTCGCTGGAAGTGCTGACGCGCTACGGGCGGCATATGTTCATCGTGATTGTATGCGTCATGATCTACTACCATTTGCGCACGATCAAACCCCAGCACCCGCGCCGCTTCGGTCTCGTTGCCGTCGTGCTGGCCATCGTCGGCTCGACCCTGATTTTGCTGAGCAACCTGCAGATCAGCGGTCGCCTGGCCGACGAGGCCTACATGTCGGCAATCTACCCGCCTGCACTGCGTCTGAGCCCGGATCACACGACGGAGGTTTTCTTCCGCGATGCGGCCAGCCTGCAGCGCGCCGTCGATGCCGAACGGGGCAAGGCGACCAAGGGGGCCGAGGAAGACGAGGACAGCGGCGACTGACAACGCGCAAAAAAAAGCCCGCCGTGTCCTGGCGGACCGGCGGGCTTTTTTACGTGCGCAGCGAAGCCCGCACTGTCTCCCAGCTTAGAACTTGTCGTCTTGCCTGCGGCGTGCCGTGAAGCCCAGTAAGCCCAGGGTGGTCAGCAGCATGGCGTAGGTGCTCGGTTCCGGCACAGCCGACACCAGGTCATCGCTGCTGGAAAAACTGGCGAAATCGCTGTTTCCCGCCTTTAACTGGACTTGCTGGCCTTCATCGCAGCAGCCCTCCAGGCCATCGATACTCAAGCTACGATTACCTGCCGACATGGTGCCAGAACCGGCGAGGAACTGGCTGCTGCTTTGGATGTTAGCAGCCCACCACAGGTCGCTGCTCTTGCCGTCCAGCGCCGCGCCGGCATTCACCACGGACGGGTAAGCGGCAGCTTGCAAGCCAGTATTCGAGTAATCGGAGGTGACGGTAATGGTGCTGGCGTTCGCGTGGGCAAACACACCAGCAGCGATCAGGGACAGGACGATTTTAGGCAAATTTTCCATGATAAGTATCCAGTCAGTAAGTATTCAACGGGCGCAGCGGGCGTGCTTGAGCTGAATACACGCTGCATTGAGGCGTGTCGGCATCGCGCTGGCAATTGCAAGGATGAGCGGTCGGGGGCCTGGCTTTCGCAGAGCTTCGCGGGCTTGCGGCATGCCATGGCGGCACTGCAAGCGTCCTGGAACGGGTTCGGGTTCCCGGACAAAGCCAGACAGTTGACGGGTCAGGTAAAACGTTGAATCTATTGTATCTTAAATTCCCTGGAGGAAAAGTATTTTTCTTTTTACCATGTAAAATATTTTTATGACAATCGCGCTGAAGGCAGCTAAAACGGCCTGGATAGCCTTGCTGCCCGGGCAGCACTGTCGCCGCGCAGACTGGCTCGGTGTCGCACCAGCACCACAAAGGCACGCGCCAGTGTCGCATCTTGCGCATTTCTTTTCGCATGCCGCTGCACCACGCGACGAAACAGCATGGCAAAATGCAGTCATGCAGTTATCTGTCCGATGAGGGAGAAAGAGGAAATGGTCGACCTGGAAGAACTACGCTATCTGGCATTGTCGTTTCCCGACACCACCGAGGAAGAACACCACGACCGTCCAGCCTTCCGCGTAGGCGGGAAGATCTTTGCCACCCTGCCCGACGACAAGCACATCAACGTGCTGCTCGATGCGGAAGCGGCGCATATCGCCACCGTCATCACGCCGTCCGGCTGCGAAAAACTGTGGTGGGGCGAGCGGCTGGCCGGTATCACGGTATGCCTGGCGGATGCCGAACTGGACATGCTAGCCGCCGCCCTGACGGCCGCCTGGCGGCGCAAGGCGCCCAGCGACCTGGCCAAGACCATCGCCCCGACAGGGTAGTTACAGCGGCCAATTGCGCAACAGCAAGCCCACCATCTGCTGCAATTGCTCGCGCGATACGCCCGCCGCCGCCTGAATGGCCATGCCCTGCGACAGGGTCACGACAAAGCGCGCCTGCTGCTCGGGGCAGGAATCGGGCGGCAAATCCCCCTCTTCCTTGGCGCGCCGCAAGCGGTCGCGCAATTTGATTTCACCGCGCAGACGGCGCGCAAACAATTCATCGCGGATCGGCAAGGCATCGTCGCTGCAGGCGAGCGCCGCATTCACGCCCATGCAGCCGTGCGGACCATCGGGCATGGTTTGCGCATCGACATACTGCGTCAGCAAGGCTTCCACCACCTGGCGGGCCGTCGGCTGTTCCAGCGCAGCATCGAAAAACTGCATGCGCGTGTCGCTGTAGCGCTCCAGTGCCTTGTGGAACAATTGCTCCTTGTTGCCGAAAACGGCGTACAAGCTGGGCCGGTTCATGCCCATGGCTTTCGTCAATTCCGGCAAGGAACTGCCTTCATAGCCTTTCTCCCAGAACACTTTCATGGCGCAATCGAGCGCTTCGTCCGCGTCAAAGGTGCGTGGCCGGCCCGTTTTCGCCTTGACCGCTTGCTCTTTTTTATCTTGTTTCATACCGTTCGGTAAAAAATTATTGACAACAATGTCTGCCTGGCCTGATTATATACCGACCGGTTAAAAACCTCTCGGCTTTTCAGGACTCCCCATGCAAACACCACCCGCTTCCCCCTCCGCCCCGGCGGCCACCAGCAACGATACCACCGTGGCGCCCTGGCTGGCCGTCTTATCGGTCGGCATCGGCGCCTTCGCCCTCGTCACGTCCGAATTCCTGCCCGTCGGCCTGCTGCCGGCCATGGCTGCCGAACTGGATATCAGCAAGGGCCAGGCGGGGCTGATGATCACCACGCCCGGCATCGTTGCCGCGTTTGCCGCCATCTTCGTCACCGTCGGTTCGGGCCGCCTGGACCGCCGCATCGTGCTGCTGGCACTCACCGCCCTGCTGGTCGCTTCGAACCTGCTGGTGGCGCTGGCGCCCTCATATGGGGCGATATTACTGGGCCGCGCCATGCTGGGCGTGGGCGTCGGCGGCTTCTGGGCGATCGGCAGCGCCATCGGCCCGCGCCTGGTGGCGCAGCAACATGCGTCGCGCGCCATGTCCATCATCTTCGCCGGCGTCTCGCTGGGCACGGTGGCCGGCGTGCCGGCCGGCGCGCTGGTGGGCGAACTGGTGGGCTGGAGGGTCGCCTTCGGCGCGGCCAGCGCCATTGCCGTGCTGGTCTTCCTCGGCCAATTGTTGCTGCTGCCCAAGCTGCCACCGACACAGGCCATCCGCTTGCGCCAGTTGCCGATGATTTTCGGCATCCGCAAGGCCAGGCTGGGCCTGATCGCCACGGCCATGCTGTTCACGGGCCAGTTCGCCGCCTACACGTATATCGCACCCTTCCTCACGCAAATTTCGCACCTGTCCGCCGGCACGGTCAGCGCCATGCTGCTGGTATATGGCGCTTCCGGTTTCATCGGCAACCTCGTGGGCGGCTGGGCCGCCGGCCGCTACGAACGGGCCGCGCTGATGGTCACAGGTGCAGTGCTGGGCCTGTCCACCCTGGCCTTGGCCGCGTTCGGCAGCCATGCGCTCGCCGCCATGCTGCTGGTGGCCGTGTGGGGCTTCGGTTTCGGCGCCATGCCGATCGCCGTGCAAACGTGGATGTTCAAGGCGGCGCCGGACTTGATGGAAGGCAGCAGCGCGCTGTTTGTTGCGATTGTGCAAGTGTCGCTGGCGTCCGGCGCCCTGCTCGGTGGCATGGCCGTCGACCGGCTGGGCGTATCGAGCGCGATGGTGGTGGGCGGCCTGTTCGCCCTCGGCTGCGCGTTGACGATCGCGCTCTTCGGCAAGCCGCAGGCCAGCGCCAAGGCCGGCGCGTCCTGCATCGCATCGTAGGAAAGTGATATCAGATGCGGCCGCGCCGAAATTCGCCGAGGAATTTCAAGACTTCGGCCGGCGTCATCAAGACGTCCGCGTCGCCATGATACGCATACAGGAAGGGCGTGCCGCCCAGGCGGTCCGTCAGCTTGGCGAACAATAAAAAACGGCTGCCCAGCGGGTAGCGCTGCAGGTCCACCAGGCGGCGCGAACACTGCACGGCCAGTTCGGGCGAAAAGGCCTGGCCCGGCACGGGGCGAATTTCCACGCGGCCATCGATGGCGCGCGATTCGACGGCAACGTGCCGGTATGCATAAGTATCACGGGCCATGCCGCCACCTTGTCTTGAGTAAAGGCGCCATCTTAAGCGAAGATGGCGCCTGCCGTACTACTGCCCCACGATGCGCAGCAAGCGGCCGTTGTCCTCATCCGTCAGCGCATACAGGTAGCCGTCCGGTCCCTGGCGCACGTCGCGCACGCGCGCGCCGATTGCCAGGCGGTCCTGCCCCGTCACCTTGCCATTCGCATCGACGGCGATGCGGCGTATATCCTTGGCCGCCAGGCCGCCGCTGAAGATGCTGCCGCGCCAGGCGGCAATCTTGTCGCCCGTGTAGACGGCCAGCCCTGACGGCGCCGGCGACGGCACCCAGGCCACGCTCGGATTGATCATGCCCGCCACTTCATGCTTGCCGACGGGTTCATGCGTCTTGTAGTCGGCGCCATTGCTTTGCAGTGGCCAGCCGTAGTTGCCACCCGCCACCACCAGGTTCAGCTCGTCGCCGCCATACGGGCCATGTTC is from Janthinobacterium sp. 61 and encodes:
- a CDS encoding CCXG family PEP-CTERM protein, with protein sequence MENLPKIVLSLIAAGVFAHANASTITVTSDYSNTGLQAAAYPSVVNAGAALDGKSSDLWWAANIQSSSQFLAGSGTMSAGNRSLSIDGLEGCCDEGQQVQLKAGNSDFASFSSSDDLVSAVPEPSTYAMLLTTLGLLGFTARRRQDDKF
- a CDS encoding MmcQ/YjbR family DNA-binding protein — protein: MREKEEMVDLEELRYLALSFPDTTEEEHHDRPAFRVGGKIFATLPDDKHINVLLDAEAAHIATVITPSGCEKLWWGERLAGITVCLADAELDMLAAALTAAWRRKAPSDLAKTIAPTG
- a CDS encoding TetR/AcrR family transcriptional regulator, with amino-acid sequence MKQDKKEQAVKAKTGRPRTFDADEALDCAMKVFWEKGYEGSSLPELTKAMGMNRPSLYAVFGNKEQLFHKALERYSDTRMQFFDAALEQPTARQVVEALLTQYVDAQTMPDGPHGCMGVNAALACSDDALPIRDELFARRLRGEIKLRDRLRRAKEEGDLPPDSCPEQQARFVVTLSQGMAIQAAAGVSREQLQQMVGLLLRNWPL
- a CDS encoding MFS transporter, which translates into the protein MQTPPASPSAPAATSNDTTVAPWLAVLSVGIGAFALVTSEFLPVGLLPAMAAELDISKGQAGLMITTPGIVAAFAAIFVTVGSGRLDRRIVLLALTALLVASNLLVALAPSYGAILLGRAMLGVGVGGFWAIGSAIGPRLVAQQHASRAMSIIFAGVSLGTVAGVPAGALVGELVGWRVAFGAASAIAVLVFLGQLLLLPKLPPTQAIRLRQLPMIFGIRKARLGLIATAMLFTGQFAAYTYIAPFLTQISHLSAGTVSAMLLVYGASGFIGNLVGGWAAGRYERAALMVTGAVLGLSTLALAAFGSHALAAMLLVAVWGFGFGAMPIAVQTWMFKAAPDLMEGSSALFVAIVQVSLASGALLGGMAVDRLGVSSAMVVGGLFALGCALTIALFGKPQASAKAGASCIAS